In Rhinopithecus roxellana isolate Shanxi Qingling chromosome 16, ASM756505v1, whole genome shotgun sequence, a single genomic region encodes these proteins:
- the LOC104670374 gene encoding enhancer of rudimentary homolog, whose protein sequence is MSHTILLVQPTKRPEGRTYADYESVNECMEGVCKMYEEHLKRMNPNSPSITYDISQLFDFIDDLADLSCLVYRADTQTYQPYNKDWIKEKIYVLLRRQAQQAGK, encoded by the coding sequence ATGTCTCACACCATTTTGCTGGTACAGCCTACTAAGAGGCCAGAAGGGAGAACTTATGCTGACTACGAATctgtgaatgaatgcatggaagGTGTTTGTAAAATGTATGAAGAACATCTGAAAAGAATGAATCCCAACAGTCCCTCTATCACATATGACATCAGTCAGTTGTTTGATTTCATCGATGATCTGGCAGACCTCAGCTGCCTGGTTTACCGAGCTGATACCCAGACATACCAGCCTTATAACAAAGACTGGATTAAAGAGAAGATCTACGTGCTCCTTCGTCGGCAGGCCCAACAGGCTGGGAAATAA